In a genomic window of bacterium:
- a CDS encoding type II toxin-antitoxin system HicB family antitoxin produces the protein MKKHLTGLIKKFGDHYVSLCLELNVSSQGESIEEAKRMLEEACEEYLSYMNDEGLQDQMKSVPLEILHEFLVEDVDVIRPSQDWTYSESLSFEVLANA, from the coding sequence ATGAAAAAGCATCTTACCGGTTTGATCAAAAAGTTTGGAGACCATTATGTATCCCTATGTCTGGAATTAAATGTTTCAAGTCAAGGAGAAAGTATTGAAGAGGCAAAGCGTATGCTTGAGGAGGCATGTGAGGAGTATCTCTCTTATATGAATGATGAGGGGTTACAAGATCAGATGAAATCAGTCCCATTAGAGATATTACATGAATTTCTTGTAGAAGATGTAGATGTAATTCGTCCTTCACAAGACTGGACTTATTCTGAAAGTTTGTCCTTTGAGGTCTTAGCAAATGCCTAA